A window of the Scleropages formosus chromosome 21, fSclFor1.1, whole genome shotgun sequence genome harbors these coding sequences:
- the LOC108920805 gene encoding achaete-scute homolog 4-like: MAAERNHSFLERWPYSRSAALGLGKETHAASLRDALGLPFHLEPTYLDPAYCHAYTGRFSYLPFPAGHLGVYDYSFEPTFIRKRNERERQRVRCVNEGYARLREHLPQELEDKRLSKVETLRAAISYIKHLQGLLGARAALARDAGEPQQQQSDCSSDGESKHSSGFSDCGEVS, encoded by the coding sequence ATGGCAGCCGAGCGCAACCACAGTTTCCTGGAGCGATGGCCGTACTCTCGGTCCGCGGCGCTCGGTCTCGGGAAGGAGACCCACGCGGCATCTCTGAGGGACGCGCTCGGCCTCCCTTTCCACTTGGAGCCCACGTACCTGGACCCCGCGTACTGTCACGCTTACACAGGGCGCTTCTCCTACCTGCCCTTCCCCGCCGGGCACCTGGGCGTCTACGACTATTCTTTCGAACCCACGTTCATCCGTAAGAGAAACGAACGGGAGAGGCAGCGGGTTCGGTGCGTGAACGAGGGCTACGCCCGGCTGCGCGAACATCTCCcgcaggagctggaggacaagCGGCTGAGCAAAGTGGAGACGCTGCGCGCGGCCATCAGCTACATCAAACACCTGCAGGGTCTGCTGGGGGCGCGCGCGGCCCTCGCGCGCGACGCCGGcgagccgcagcagcagcagtcggACTGCAGCAGCGACGGCGAGTCCAAGCACAGCTCCGGCTTCAGCGACTGCGGGGAAGTGAGCTGA